From a single Stomoxys calcitrans chromosome 4, idStoCalc2.1, whole genome shotgun sequence genomic region:
- the LOC106088877 gene encoding fl(2)d-associated complex component isoform X1, translating to MDKKSKEALRRYKKARKAESSSESSSSSDSDSGSSSSYSSSDSERRHRHKKSRQPGLRRSSSSSGDERHKRDKERRCQKKLEAKRNHLKRKLKEAKLKKKAAAAAAALSGHSHRALSPATQAKLKKLAERKHLRAASKERREREKEKHRALREREREHHHRSSRSPTKITKIRIHQDVNRQKTPPRMHHQLMSREKIIIQTRTRDRTPSAERERLRHEKMRHEDLARERERREREAARDKERAEALARCQERQRERERLAREKIRREEEEKYGKPVSERLLARGPDREMGSRGFDSRDRSLERAKRDIDPYEHGYVRKHRADEYEEESERRAILEREEMLREREYLARRRELSPTEYAGPSSSSRMRGDPRDMYPEDERDRAYKRPFLEEGRSSSRDQWLSEREMRARGDMHDPRDYRELEAEHLYPEERDRLPPPRERERPYVGRAAADWKRKEWIGSPREWPSEEPTSTPHTSARGIGGGGFGTTKRGGGSVLPVKIAPPSARDQRPTSEPDWDAEEGQIEVSKKPEVPARDSWLEHDKRDIPEGREKIPPSSRPWSQDWREREEASVSSGPPSYSRGPPGPMIHHPRGERGGRGGYRRGGHIIHGERVPGIHSFRAHHPPALLSLPTSGAFHEGGSPRFPNKRNMTYTNPNILKKQQAALAAAKAGTTNPSILVAAAKAAAQSTASGTTNPSILGQGPAMGRNAGQADDKPEAGEIVGELDDKPSATEADAGREQQGEQTAESAADKEKKSGELSEISDSDDDILNKTEKKAKLDNEDSNSQSKPEREATEDKADDEELMDFEEISDGELEEERAAKGVGDALGVDWSSLVAETKRLPSYQTTTAKQKWQPHRIILDVGISMRMAGDYAKQLLINAKQQLEEELKEEATVKGEVKDEATNAIKSEIKDEVSSLSTLDDDSQTPVENDENSTSDIKPKEEKLETKPPISEISPTETINIESLPPLACMQVAQRKLQMERNNLIANACGMNSRALSARQDLKLRRQLCGLPARECPISRNIPATSDKLKAMALAAFQRTLEVK from the exons ATGGATAAAAAGtccaaggaagccttgagacgTTACAAAAAAGCTCGCAAGGCCGAATCTAGCAGTGAATCGAGTTCCAGCAGTGATTCGGATTCTGGCTCGTCAAGCTCATATAGCAGTTCCGATAGCGAACGACGGCATCGTCACAAAAAATCAAGGCAACCTGGCTTGAGGCGCTCCAGCAGCTCTAGCGGTGATGAACGCCACAAGCGCGACAAGGAGCGAAGATGCCAAAAGAAATTGGAAGCCAAACGTAATCATTTGAAGCGTAAACTGAAGGAagccaaactaaagaaaaaGGCAGCCGCTGCAGCAGCAGCGTTAAGTGGTCACTCTCATCGTGCCTTGTCACCGGCAACACAAGCAAAACTGAAAAAATTGGCCGAACGCAAACACCTGAGGGCGGCCAGCAAAGAACGCCGAGAAAGAGAAAAGGAAAAGCATAGAGCCCTAAGGGAACGCGAAAGGGAGCATCATCATCGCAGCAGTCGCTCACccacaaaaattacaaaaatacgCATACACCAGGATGTCAATCGTCAGAAGACGCCTCCCCGCATGCATCATCAGTTGATGTCTCGTGAAAAGATTATCATACAGACAAGGACACGAGATCGCACTCCTTCGGCGGAACGTGAACGCTTACGTCATGAGAAAATGCGCCATGAAGATTTGGCAAGGGAACGTGAGCGACGCGAACGTGAAGCTGCGCGTGACAAGGAAAGGGCTGAGGCCTTGGCCAGATGCCAGGAAAGACAGAGGGAACGAGAACGTTTAGCTCGTGAGAAGATACGCAGAGAGGAGGAGGAGAAATATGGCAAACCTGTGAGTGAGCGTTTGCTGGCTCGTGGTCCGGATCGAGAAATGGGTAGCCGTGGGTTTGATAGCCGTGATCGTTCATTGGAAAGAGCCAAACGGGACATTGATCCATACGAGCACGGCTATGTGCGCAAACATAGGGCCGACGAGTATGAGGAGG AAAGTGAACGAAGGGCCATTTTGGAGAGAGAAGAAATGTTACGTGAACGCGAATACCTGGCACGTCGCCGTGAGCTGAGTCCCACTGAATATGCCGGGCCAAGTAGTAGCAGTCGTATGCGTGGCGACCCTCGCGACATGTATCCCGAAGATGAAAGAGATCGTGCCTACAAACGTCCTTTCCTAGAGGAGGGGCGTAGCAGCAGCCGCGACCAATGGCTATCGGAACGAGAAATGAGAGCCCGTGGTGATATGCATGATCCCAGAGATTACCGTGAGTTGGAAGCAGAACACCTATACCCAGAAGAACGTGATCGCTTGCCACCGCCCAGAGAAAGAGAAAGGCCATATGTAGGTCGTGCTGCTGCAGATTGGAAGCGTAAGGAATGGATTGGAAGTCCCAGAGAATGGCCCAGTGAAGAGCCAACCTCAACGCCACACACCTCTGCTCGAGGTATAGGTGGCGGTGGTTTTGGCACCACCAAAAGAGGCGGTGGTTCTGTTTTACCAGTAAAAATTGCACCACCATCAGCACGCGACCAAAGGCCTACGTCAGAGCCCGATTGGGATGCCGAAGAGGGACAAATCGAGGTTTCGAAGAAACCTGAAGTACCGGCACGTGACTCTTGGCTAGAGCATGATAAGCGTGATATACCAGAGGGGCGGGAAAAAATTCCCCCCAGCAGCAGGCCTTGGTCACAAGATTGGCGTGAACGCGAGGAAGCCAGTGTGTCCTCGGGACCACCAAGTTATTCGCGCGGTCCCCCTGGTCCTATGATACATCATCCTCGTGGTGAGCGTGGAGGCAGAGGTGGTTACCGTCGCGGAGGCCATATTATACACGGTGAGCGGGTGCCAGGCATACACAGTTTTAGAGCTCATCATCCTCCAGCTTTATTGAGTCTACCAACATCTGGGGCATTCCATGAGGGCGGCTCTCCCAGATTCCCCAATAAGAGGAATATGACCTACACCAATCCGAATATTTTGAAGAAACAACAAGCAGCATTGGCAGCAGCTAAGGC TGGTACCACAAATCCCAGTATTTTAGTGGCCGCAGCCAAAGCCGCTGCTCAAAGCACTGCAAGTGGTACCACAAATCCCAGTATTTTAGGACAAGGTCCTGCTATGGGACGCAATGCTGGCCAAGCCGATGATAAGCCAGAGGCAGGAGAAATTGTTGGTGAACTTGATGATAAGCCAAGCGCAACGGAAGCAGACGCTGGGCGAGAACAACAAGGAGAACAAACGGCAGAAAGTGCTGCCGATAAGGAGAAGAAATCGGGAGAACTTAGCGAAATTAGTGATAGTGACGATGACATATTAAACAAAACCGAGAAGAAGGCCAAACTTGACAATGAAGATTCCAATTCTCAAAGCAAACCCGAAAGAGAAGCAACAGAAGATAAGGCCGATGACGAAGAACTtatggattttgaagaaatctcCGATGGAGAACTGGAGGAGGAAAGAGCCGCCAAAG GTGTTGGCGATGCTTTAGGTGTGGATTGGTCCTCCCTGGTGGCCGAAACCAAACGTTTGCCATCATACCAAACTACAACGGCCAAACAAAAATGGCAACCGCATCGTATTATACTGGACGTTGGCATATCCATGCGCATGGCTGGTGATTATGCCAAGCAATTGCTTATAAATGCCAAACAACAGTTGGAAGAAGAACTCAAGGAGGAAGCAACTGTTAAAGGCGAAGTCAAAGACGAAGCCACAAATGCTATAAAATCTGAAATCAAAGACGAAGTGTCATCCCTATCCACCTTAGACGATGATTCTCAAACTCCAGTGGAGAATGATGAAAACAGTACATCCGACATTAAGCCCAAAGaagaaaagttggaaaccaAACCTCCTATATCGGAGATATCGCCAACTGAAACCATAAACATTGAAAGTTTACCTCCGTTGGCATGCATGCAAGTGGCGCAAAGAAAGTTACAAATGGAACGCAATAACTTAATTGCAAATGCATGTGGCATGAATAGTAGAGCTTTAAGTGCTCGGCAAGATTTAAAATTGCGTAGACAATTGTGTGGTCTTCCCGCACGAGAGTGTCCGATATCACGCAATATTCCTGCTACTAGTGACAAACTAAAAGCAATGGCTCTAGCTGCTTTTCAGAGGACACTAGAAGTGAAATAG
- the LOC106088877 gene encoding fl(2)d-associated complex component isoform X2, giving the protein MDKKSKEALRRYKKARKAESSSESSSSSDSDSGSSSSYSSSDSERRHRHKKSRQPGLRRSSSSSGDERHKRDKERRCQKKLEAKRNHLKRKLKEAKLKKKAAAAAAALSGHSHRALSPATQAKLKKLAERKHLRAASKERREREKEKHRALREREREHHHRSSRSPTKITKIRIHQDVNRQKTPPRMHHQLMSREKIIIQTRTRDRTPSAERERLRHEKMRHEDLARERERREREAARDKERAEALARCQERQRERERLAREKIRREEEEKYGKPVSERLLARGPDREMGSRGFDSRDRSLERAKRDIDPYEHGYVRKHRADEYEEESERRAILEREEMLREREYLARRRELSPTEYAGPSSSSRMRGDPRDMYPEDERDRAYKRPFLEEGRSSSRDQWLSEREMRARGDMHDPRDYRELEAEHLYPEERDRLPPPRERERPYVGRAAADWKRKEWIGSPREWPSEEPTSTPHTSARGIGGGGFGTTKRGGGSVLPVKIAPPSARDQRPTSEPDWDAEEGQIEVSKKPEVPARDSWLEHDKRDIPEGREKIPPSSRPWSQDWREREEASVSSGPPSYSRGPPGPMIHHPRGERGGRGGYRRGGHIIHGERVPGIHSFRAHHPPALLSLPTSGAFHEGGSPRFPNKRNMTYTNPNILKKQQAALAAAKAILVAAAKAAAQSTASGTTNPSILGQGPAMGRNAGQADDKPEAGEIVGELDDKPSATEADAGREQQGEQTAESAADKEKKSGELSEISDSDDDILNKTEKKAKLDNEDSNSQSKPEREATEDKADDEELMDFEEISDGELEEERAAKGVGDALGVDWSSLVAETKRLPSYQTTTAKQKWQPHRIILDVGISMRMAGDYAKQLLINAKQQLEEELKEEATVKGEVKDEATNAIKSEIKDEVSSLSTLDDDSQTPVENDENSTSDIKPKEEKLETKPPISEISPTETINIESLPPLACMQVAQRKLQMERNNLIANACGMNSRALSARQDLKLRRQLCGLPARECPISRNIPATSDKLKAMALAAFQRTLEVK; this is encoded by the exons ATGGATAAAAAGtccaaggaagccttgagacgTTACAAAAAAGCTCGCAAGGCCGAATCTAGCAGTGAATCGAGTTCCAGCAGTGATTCGGATTCTGGCTCGTCAAGCTCATATAGCAGTTCCGATAGCGAACGACGGCATCGTCACAAAAAATCAAGGCAACCTGGCTTGAGGCGCTCCAGCAGCTCTAGCGGTGATGAACGCCACAAGCGCGACAAGGAGCGAAGATGCCAAAAGAAATTGGAAGCCAAACGTAATCATTTGAAGCGTAAACTGAAGGAagccaaactaaagaaaaaGGCAGCCGCTGCAGCAGCAGCGTTAAGTGGTCACTCTCATCGTGCCTTGTCACCGGCAACACAAGCAAAACTGAAAAAATTGGCCGAACGCAAACACCTGAGGGCGGCCAGCAAAGAACGCCGAGAAAGAGAAAAGGAAAAGCATAGAGCCCTAAGGGAACGCGAAAGGGAGCATCATCATCGCAGCAGTCGCTCACccacaaaaattacaaaaatacgCATACACCAGGATGTCAATCGTCAGAAGACGCCTCCCCGCATGCATCATCAGTTGATGTCTCGTGAAAAGATTATCATACAGACAAGGACACGAGATCGCACTCCTTCGGCGGAACGTGAACGCTTACGTCATGAGAAAATGCGCCATGAAGATTTGGCAAGGGAACGTGAGCGACGCGAACGTGAAGCTGCGCGTGACAAGGAAAGGGCTGAGGCCTTGGCCAGATGCCAGGAAAGACAGAGGGAACGAGAACGTTTAGCTCGTGAGAAGATACGCAGAGAGGAGGAGGAGAAATATGGCAAACCTGTGAGTGAGCGTTTGCTGGCTCGTGGTCCGGATCGAGAAATGGGTAGCCGTGGGTTTGATAGCCGTGATCGTTCATTGGAAAGAGCCAAACGGGACATTGATCCATACGAGCACGGCTATGTGCGCAAACATAGGGCCGACGAGTATGAGGAGG AAAGTGAACGAAGGGCCATTTTGGAGAGAGAAGAAATGTTACGTGAACGCGAATACCTGGCACGTCGCCGTGAGCTGAGTCCCACTGAATATGCCGGGCCAAGTAGTAGCAGTCGTATGCGTGGCGACCCTCGCGACATGTATCCCGAAGATGAAAGAGATCGTGCCTACAAACGTCCTTTCCTAGAGGAGGGGCGTAGCAGCAGCCGCGACCAATGGCTATCGGAACGAGAAATGAGAGCCCGTGGTGATATGCATGATCCCAGAGATTACCGTGAGTTGGAAGCAGAACACCTATACCCAGAAGAACGTGATCGCTTGCCACCGCCCAGAGAAAGAGAAAGGCCATATGTAGGTCGTGCTGCTGCAGATTGGAAGCGTAAGGAATGGATTGGAAGTCCCAGAGAATGGCCCAGTGAAGAGCCAACCTCAACGCCACACACCTCTGCTCGAGGTATAGGTGGCGGTGGTTTTGGCACCACCAAAAGAGGCGGTGGTTCTGTTTTACCAGTAAAAATTGCACCACCATCAGCACGCGACCAAAGGCCTACGTCAGAGCCCGATTGGGATGCCGAAGAGGGACAAATCGAGGTTTCGAAGAAACCTGAAGTACCGGCACGTGACTCTTGGCTAGAGCATGATAAGCGTGATATACCAGAGGGGCGGGAAAAAATTCCCCCCAGCAGCAGGCCTTGGTCACAAGATTGGCGTGAACGCGAGGAAGCCAGTGTGTCCTCGGGACCACCAAGTTATTCGCGCGGTCCCCCTGGTCCTATGATACATCATCCTCGTGGTGAGCGTGGAGGCAGAGGTGGTTACCGTCGCGGAGGCCATATTATACACGGTGAGCGGGTGCCAGGCATACACAGTTTTAGAGCTCATCATCCTCCAGCTTTATTGAGTCTACCAACATCTGGGGCATTCCATGAGGGCGGCTCTCCCAGATTCCCCAATAAGAGGAATATGACCTACACCAATCCGAATATTTTGAAGAAACAACAAGCAGCATTGGCAGCAGCTAAGGC TATTTTAGTGGCCGCAGCCAAAGCCGCTGCTCAAAGCACTGCAAGTGGTACCACAAATCCCAGTATTTTAGGACAAGGTCCTGCTATGGGACGCAATGCTGGCCAAGCCGATGATAAGCCAGAGGCAGGAGAAATTGTTGGTGAACTTGATGATAAGCCAAGCGCAACGGAAGCAGACGCTGGGCGAGAACAACAAGGAGAACAAACGGCAGAAAGTGCTGCCGATAAGGAGAAGAAATCGGGAGAACTTAGCGAAATTAGTGATAGTGACGATGACATATTAAACAAAACCGAGAAGAAGGCCAAACTTGACAATGAAGATTCCAATTCTCAAAGCAAACCCGAAAGAGAAGCAACAGAAGATAAGGCCGATGACGAAGAACTtatggattttgaagaaatctcCGATGGAGAACTGGAGGAGGAAAGAGCCGCCAAAG GTGTTGGCGATGCTTTAGGTGTGGATTGGTCCTCCCTGGTGGCCGAAACCAAACGTTTGCCATCATACCAAACTACAACGGCCAAACAAAAATGGCAACCGCATCGTATTATACTGGACGTTGGCATATCCATGCGCATGGCTGGTGATTATGCCAAGCAATTGCTTATAAATGCCAAACAACAGTTGGAAGAAGAACTCAAGGAGGAAGCAACTGTTAAAGGCGAAGTCAAAGACGAAGCCACAAATGCTATAAAATCTGAAATCAAAGACGAAGTGTCATCCCTATCCACCTTAGACGATGATTCTCAAACTCCAGTGGAGAATGATGAAAACAGTACATCCGACATTAAGCCCAAAGaagaaaagttggaaaccaAACCTCCTATATCGGAGATATCGCCAACTGAAACCATAAACATTGAAAGTTTACCTCCGTTGGCATGCATGCAAGTGGCGCAAAGAAAGTTACAAATGGAACGCAATAACTTAATTGCAAATGCATGTGGCATGAATAGTAGAGCTTTAAGTGCTCGGCAAGATTTAAAATTGCGTAGACAATTGTGTGGTCTTCCCGCACGAGAGTGTCCGATATCACGCAATATTCCTGCTACTAGTGACAAACTAAAAGCAATGGCTCTAGCTGCTTTTCAGAGGACACTAGAAGTGAAATAG